The following are encoded together in the Planctobacterium marinum genome:
- a CDS encoding outer membrane beta-barrel protein, with protein sequence MKKSLLGLSIALLFSGSAFAKSPDWNLVELSYVKAEIDDTDFEPDGFALSGSALITENIFLLADYNALSEDVFGVDIDLDTISAGVGYRYGISATTDFFATLSYEYVDASALGESESDNGYGITVGARSMLTDAFELGGSIAYIDVEEDDTTFTIDGRYYFTDNFAAGLSYGVADDADFYSVSLRYAF encoded by the coding sequence ATGAAGAAGTCACTTTTAGGCCTTTCCATTGCGTTGTTATTTTCTGGTTCTGCTTTCGCGAAATCTCCAGACTGGAATTTGGTTGAACTAAGCTATGTTAAAGCGGAGATTGATGACACTGATTTTGAACCAGATGGCTTTGCCTTGTCAGGTTCCGCTTTGATAACTGAAAATATCTTTCTGCTGGCTGATTACAATGCATTAAGTGAAGATGTTTTTGGTGTTGACATCGATCTGGATACCATCTCCGCGGGCGTAGGCTACCGCTACGGAATTTCAGCGACAACCGATTTTTTTGCCACGCTCTCATACGAATACGTTGATGCTTCTGCACTTGGTGAATCTGAAAGTGACAACGGCTATGGCATTACCGTTGGCGCACGTTCAATGTTAACTGATGCCTTTGAGCTTGGCGGGTCGATTGCCTATATTGATGTTGAAGAAGACGACACGACCTTCACAATTGATGGACGCTATTACTTCACCGACAACTTTGCCGCCGGCTTGAGTTATGGTGTAGCTGATGATGCCGATTTTTACAGTGTAAGCCTGCGCTACGCTTTTTAA
- a CDS encoding PDZ domain-containing protein, whose protein sequence is MANAEELIRGTLLGVLPEQANGERSVVLQRVLANSTASSLGLQAGDKILSINNQNLSNFSELLSVVQPLKSQQSIAVTFERDGETITRTGTMQPRPYEVSGHADVLYESVTYKDNQLRSITYRPAGEHGKAPAIFFIQGYTCGSIDMGITPEATTKQLVEQFAAAGYVVFRVEKPGVGDSQSVQHCNVIDFSTETNAFTQALKALKQKPYVDSEKVYLWGHSLGVLHSAVVANREPVTGIVGYGGVLKPWYDYMLDIYELQSVKHFDASEVQAKRNKNLMEPVLNMWLNSDKDWLEITQHPATQKAINARLLNIDGERVIDRHYSFFRDLNRYNFTELWHSIEAPVFMMHGSLDIQAIEKNWAFDLANLSSNPKSKAIEIEGAEHAFMRYDTKSEYDTARANRAFNPSQPGERFDHRIAEQTLAWLEQLGGSQPQALQFSGINHIQYQDETKEKPFVGNGFLIEYRDKLYALTVKHALLEAKSASMNSVTIEGHISDWRIYPNHSPEQYVKLGRLLNESRQEALDMKVLSKDWLIFEVKENHSNLQVLRLREAPIEEGESLTAYGCSYSTKTTCRQDAYPGKYIKSTDTNLRITMPDLDLASLRGLSGSPVLDQQRRVVGIVSNLLPSESGEGFDFAPANLSYLLAELNKLND, encoded by the coding sequence ATGGCAAACGCAGAAGAATTAATCAGAGGTACGCTGTTAGGTGTGCTGCCAGAGCAGGCCAATGGCGAGCGTTCAGTGGTTTTACAACGAGTTTTAGCCAACAGTACCGCCTCATCACTGGGCTTACAGGCAGGTGACAAAATCCTTAGTATTAATAACCAGAATTTGAGTAATTTCTCTGAGTTGTTATCTGTAGTTCAACCACTCAAATCCCAACAAAGCATCGCTGTTACTTTTGAACGAGACGGCGAAACCATAACGCGCACAGGCACTATGCAGCCCAGGCCCTATGAAGTCAGTGGGCATGCCGATGTGTTGTACGAATCAGTCACTTACAAGGATAACCAACTGAGGTCAATCACCTATCGACCAGCGGGAGAGCATGGTAAGGCCCCTGCCATTTTCTTTATCCAGGGATATACCTGTGGTTCAATCGACATGGGCATAACACCTGAAGCGACAACAAAGCAGCTTGTTGAGCAGTTTGCAGCAGCGGGCTATGTAGTATTCAGAGTAGAAAAACCGGGAGTTGGCGACAGCCAATCAGTGCAGCACTGTAATGTTATCGACTTTAGCACCGAAACCAATGCCTTCACTCAGGCGCTAAAAGCATTAAAACAAAAGCCATATGTGGACTCAGAAAAGGTGTATTTATGGGGGCACAGTTTAGGTGTATTGCACTCCGCGGTGGTGGCTAATCGCGAACCCGTTACAGGTATAGTTGGTTACGGCGGTGTACTAAAGCCTTGGTATGATTACATGCTCGACATATATGAGTTGCAGTCAGTCAAACACTTTGATGCTTCTGAGGTACAAGCAAAACGCAATAAAAACCTGATGGAGCCCGTGCTAAACATGTGGCTGAACAGTGATAAAGACTGGCTGGAAATTACCCAACATCCAGCAACCCAAAAGGCCATCAACGCTCGGCTGCTCAATATTGACGGAGAGCGAGTTATTGATCGACATTACAGCTTTTTCCGTGATTTAAATCGCTATAATTTTACCGAACTTTGGCACTCGATAGAGGCCCCCGTATTTATGATGCATGGCAGTCTGGATATTCAGGCGATTGAAAAGAACTGGGCATTTGATTTAGCCAATTTATCGTCAAACCCCAAGAGCAAAGCAATTGAAATCGAAGGGGCTGAACATGCCTTTATGCGCTACGACACAAAATCAGAATATGACACCGCAAGAGCCAATCGCGCCTTTAACCCGTCGCAACCCGGCGAGCGCTTTGATCACCGTATAGCTGAACAAACCTTAGCCTGGCTGGAACAGCTGGGTGGTAGTCAACCTCAAGCGCTGCAGTTTTCTGGTATTAATCACATTCAATATCAGGATGAAACCAAAGAAAAGCCATTTGTCGGTAATGGTTTTCTGATTGAATACCGCGACAAGCTATACGCATTGACTGTAAAACACGCCTTACTTGAGGCTAAATCGGCCTCAATGAATTCAGTAACTATCGAAGGACATATATCTGACTGGCGAATCTACCCCAACCATTCACCCGAACAATATGTAAAGTTGGGAAGGTTATTGAATGAATCCAGACAAGAAGCCCTGGACATGAAAGTGCTCAGTAAAGATTGGTTAATCTTTGAAGTGAAAGAAAACCACTCCAACTTACAGGTATTGCGCCTGCGTGAAGCCCCAATTGAAGAGGGAGAGTCCCTGACGGCCTATGGCTGCAGTTATTCCACCAAAACCACCTGTCGCCAGGACGCTTATCCGGGAAAATACATAAAATCCACTGATACCAACCTGCGTATAACTATGCCAGACCTGGATTTAGCCAGCCTAAGAGGCCTCAGTGGCAGCCCGGTACTAGACCAACAACGCCGAGTGGTAGGGATTGTTTCCAACCTATTGCCTTCAGAAAGTGGCGAAGGCTTTGATTTTGCGCCTGCTAACTTAAGCTATTTGCTCGCTGAACTTAACAAGTTAAATGATTGA
- a CDS encoding DUF885 family protein — protein MNTTPYKQGNVSVHQKHRLLGICLAAIWLLLGCSTQAESNSDIVLKKLERAISETPFLQPRLDFSAWLKDNQSHFNLHATTIMEWHKSLSELQPEDGCEQLRQDNLKTHLNLLHNRVKLMNALPEDTNYSGRMSDLPNGKQWYVHWLNSWLLLDTERSSITSQIEQLKFIAHEELSRAHPQYLALQDRVAKKPPSGFSRSQHDSIVHAFKKTEQQIVNHLEQVFGTLPAIPPVRIKPSNLPKSFPAPGIYNNDNQTFYYHFTDQNFPAESVDWLYLHEALPGHHLQSYVSRQQSFCPVSTFFPLPLVTAEGWAAYVETLGEQLGVFEQASSLHYALEWRVLRALRVLIDIGIHFEGWTDEQALAQWRHYLPDRMSIGRRELARIKRWPVQVITYVYGKHHIETLIQQLLSEYGAEHHATIRNTILRLTNQPLVSLQTASYFLTRTISK, from the coding sequence ATGAATACGACCCCATACAAGCAGGGCAATGTCTCAGTTCACCAAAAACATCGCTTGCTCGGAATATGCCTTGCAGCGATTTGGCTATTACTGGGTTGTTCAACACAAGCAGAATCGAATTCCGATATTGTTTTAAAAAAACTAGAAAGGGCTATTTCTGAAACGCCTTTTCTGCAACCCCGACTGGATTTTTCCGCATGGCTCAAAGATAACCAGTCGCACTTTAATCTGCATGCCACTACCATAATGGAGTGGCATAAAAGCCTCTCTGAATTGCAGCCTGAGGACGGTTGCGAGCAGCTTCGACAAGACAATCTAAAAACTCATCTAAACTTGCTGCACAACAGGGTAAAGTTAATGAATGCCCTGCCAGAGGACACCAATTATTCAGGGCGCATGTCTGACCTACCAAACGGAAAACAATGGTACGTACACTGGTTGAATTCATGGTTACTGCTGGACACAGAACGGTCATCGATTACATCACAAATTGAACAATTGAAATTCATCGCGCATGAGGAATTGAGCCGGGCGCACCCTCAGTACCTGGCTCTTCAGGACAGGGTAGCCAAAAAACCGCCGTCAGGCTTCTCTCGCTCTCAGCACGACAGCATAGTTCACGCTTTTAAGAAAACAGAACAGCAAATCGTAAACCACCTGGAACAGGTATTTGGAACGCTACCCGCAATCCCTCCAGTGAGGATAAAACCCTCTAATTTACCCAAAAGCTTCCCTGCGCCCGGTATCTATAACAATGACAATCAAACCTTTTACTACCATTTCACAGATCAGAATTTCCCAGCTGAAAGTGTAGATTGGTTATATTTGCACGAGGCCCTCCCGGGCCATCACTTGCAATCTTATGTGTCTCGACAGCAATCATTTTGCCCCGTCTCAACGTTTTTCCCTTTGCCCCTGGTGACGGCAGAAGGGTGGGCAGCATACGTTGAAACCTTGGGTGAGCAACTTGGTGTATTTGAGCAAGCGAGCAGTCTGCATTATGCGCTTGAGTGGCGCGTGTTACGAGCGTTGCGAGTGCTCATTGATATCGGAATCCACTTTGAAGGCTGGACGGATGAACAAGCCCTGGCGCAATGGCGGCACTATTTGCCAGATCGCATGTCCATTGGCCGTCGAGAGTTAGCGCGGATCAAACGCTGGCCAGTTCAGGTGATCACTTATGTGTATGGCAAACATCATATCGAAACCCTCATTCAACAATTGCTATCGGAATACGGTGCTGAGCACCACGCAACTATTCGCAACACGATATTGAGGCTCACTAATCAGCCTCTGGTATCGCTACAAACCGCTTCTTACTTTCTGACAAGGACTATTTCTAAATGA
- a CDS encoding nuclear transport factor 2 family protein, translated as MKTLAFSIFTLIFGSLFLSSSIAAPDKHSASEQNWSEEQLEIIELNRFVALAPKQVGYEAYAELFHPDFTNWYMAGDKKSLRSRAEYLSLVSDWLHAGNYATFSKVDPISIDVLGDLAYVRQVKEEHFYHPDQPPTKFVGHFASLMKKHNGKWTFYRTSFDTRFRGPFNDNTN; from the coding sequence GTGAAAACCTTGGCTTTTTCTATCTTTACATTAATTTTTGGCTCACTTTTTTTGAGTTCGAGTATTGCGGCGCCTGATAAGCATTCGGCTAGCGAACAGAATTGGAGCGAAGAGCAATTAGAAATCATCGAACTCAATCGATTTGTTGCCCTTGCCCCTAAACAAGTTGGCTATGAAGCATACGCCGAATTATTTCACCCTGACTTTACAAACTGGTACATGGCAGGAGACAAAAAAAGTCTGCGCAGTCGGGCAGAATACCTGTCTTTAGTTAGCGATTGGTTGCATGCAGGAAATTATGCAACATTTAGTAAAGTCGATCCTATCAGCATCGATGTATTGGGTGATCTTGCCTATGTACGCCAGGTTAAAGAAGAGCATTTTTATCATCCTGACCAGCCACCAACAAAATTCGTCGGCCATTTTGCAAGTCTGATGAAAAAGCATAACGGTAAATGGACCTTCTATCGAACCTCATTTGATACCCGATTTCGTGGCCCCTTCAACGATAATACGAATTAA
- a CDS encoding helix-turn-helix domain-containing protein, which yields MEQTFLGIIYFIALSHGLMLAVSLLRRTTSRAPSRWLTIIAFVICYKLYEGGVLYTGLYEHVVHSIGLLPYMVLIIGPLIWLYVRQVTGKKALPRWLLVANFVPAMVIWLLNSPAVFRGSQEKVASWNVLLNSTGGDLPTVYIALLLSIKAHLGIYLYLSWRSVSKFKSVAINLRADNSSALLSNMQFIVVAFFVLELTWVSLFTAQQLFGLGTLNAVGDIWLLFVAFMVLAIGYIGLQQPDLVFTPEECKLAEQQGVAENTPDSDKSNVKYFHSALPQSTSEILSKELEQQIQSQKLYLNERLTLTDLAKATNMKAHTLSQIINQSMKTNFYKLINGYRIQYAVDLIEDNTVTWSLERIALESGFNNRVTFSKAFKEIMDCTPSAYKKKHQTDLESAGG from the coding sequence ATGGAGCAGACATTTTTAGGTATTATTTACTTTATTGCGCTTAGTCATGGATTAATGCTGGCGGTATCATTGTTGCGAAGAACCACCTCAAGGGCACCGAGTAGGTGGCTAACAATTATCGCCTTTGTGATCTGTTACAAGTTGTATGAAGGCGGCGTGTTATACACAGGGCTGTATGAACATGTGGTTCACAGCATTGGATTGTTGCCTTATATGGTGTTAATAATTGGCCCGTTGATTTGGCTGTATGTTCGACAAGTGACAGGCAAAAAAGCTTTGCCGCGCTGGTTGCTTGTGGCTAATTTTGTTCCCGCTATGGTTATTTGGCTGCTGAATTCTCCGGCTGTTTTTCGCGGCAGCCAAGAGAAAGTTGCCAGCTGGAATGTGCTACTCAATAGCACCGGAGGCGATTTGCCGACGGTGTATATCGCACTGTTGTTATCAATCAAAGCGCATTTAGGGATTTATCTCTATTTAAGCTGGCGCTCCGTGTCAAAGTTTAAGTCGGTGGCAATTAATTTAAGAGCCGATAATAGCAGTGCGCTTTTATCTAATATGCAGTTCATAGTGGTTGCTTTTTTTGTGTTGGAGCTAACCTGGGTGAGCTTGTTTACGGCACAACAGCTGTTTGGGTTGGGTACGCTTAACGCCGTTGGCGATATATGGCTGCTGTTTGTTGCCTTTATGGTGCTGGCAATTGGATATATCGGGTTACAGCAGCCAGATTTAGTTTTTACCCCAGAAGAGTGCAAATTGGCGGAACAACAGGGCGTGGCAGAAAACACACCTGACTCTGATAAGTCCAATGTAAAATACTTTCATTCTGCACTGCCACAGAGCACCAGCGAAATCTTATCTAAAGAGCTGGAACAGCAGATTCAAAGCCAAAAATTGTATTTGAATGAGAGATTAACCCTCACCGACCTGGCGAAAGCCACCAATATGAAAGCGCACACCTTATCACAGATAATCAATCAAAGTATGAAAACCAACTTTTACAAGCTGATCAATGGCTACCGAATCCAATATGCCGTTGACCTGATTGAAGACAATACAGTGACTTGGTCATTAGAGCGTATCGCACTGGAGTCGGGCTTCAATAACAGAGTAACCTTCAGCAAAGCTTTCAAGGAAATTATGGATTGCACGCCCTCAGCGTATAAGAAAAAACATCAAACTGATTTGGAGAGTGCAGGGGGCTGA
- a CDS encoding HAMP domain-containing sensor histidine kinase, with protein MRLPKMGLYARFFLLFNVTTVLLAGFITLGFFTYSEAEIKDSILANHEQIYEKLTRFHDKDIDVNQIRAEFDQPMVDVKVTRGEQIWTTWDNFPDIENILSNAEPIEQVYFAKYRFRYYLIANKGDTWVALTTLPASLLFAPGWMEYWPWFAALGVFVLSYRALRRWLTPITEATRCAQRVSQGQFHYRIHKHPNTELAELTHGLNKMAADLQQLFDAKSELLLAISHELRTPMARMKISLAMLEESTVSAELNKDITQMDRLIEQLLEAERLEQGHKVLHLSNYYLPSLIDELLAEQDNAEFIKVNADIPEEAIQLDIGRIKFLLRNLLKNAITYAPGGSETKLSVTQTDSDFIFTVNDRGPGIPEALQDKIFEPFYRVEKIENRSHEGVGLGLYLCRKIALAHNGTLTVKSQPGTGSEFVLSLPKI; from the coding sequence TTGCGCTTGCCTAAAATGGGCTTATACGCCCGATTTTTTCTGTTGTTCAACGTTACCACCGTCCTGTTGGCGGGTTTTATCACGCTCGGATTTTTTACCTACTCAGAGGCTGAAATAAAAGACTCAATCCTTGCAAATCACGAGCAAATCTATGAGAAGTTGACACGTTTTCATGACAAGGACATCGACGTTAATCAAATCAGAGCCGAATTCGATCAGCCTATGGTGGATGTAAAAGTCACCAGAGGCGAGCAAATTTGGACCACCTGGGATAATTTCCCCGACATTGAAAATATCTTAAGCAATGCCGAGCCGATAGAGCAGGTGTATTTTGCTAAATATCGTTTTCGCTACTATCTCATCGCCAATAAAGGCGACACCTGGGTGGCATTAACGACCTTACCTGCCAGCCTTTTATTTGCGCCGGGCTGGATGGAGTACTGGCCCTGGTTCGCAGCGTTGGGGGTTTTTGTCTTGAGTTATCGGGCGCTGCGCCGCTGGCTCACCCCCATTACAGAAGCCACAAGGTGCGCACAACGAGTCAGCCAGGGACAATTCCATTATCGCATCCACAAACACCCCAACACTGAGCTGGCAGAGCTGACTCATGGACTGAATAAAATGGCGGCGGATTTACAACAACTGTTTGATGCTAAGAGCGAATTATTATTGGCCATCAGTCATGAGCTCAGAACCCCCATGGCCAGAATGAAGATATCACTCGCTATGCTTGAAGAATCCACTGTCAGTGCCGAACTCAATAAAGACATCACGCAAATGGACCGATTGATTGAGCAATTACTCGAAGCAGAGCGACTTGAGCAAGGCCATAAAGTATTGCACTTATCAAACTACTATTTGCCGAGTTTGATAGATGAGTTATTGGCGGAACAGGATAATGCAGAGTTCATCAAGGTTAATGCGGATATACCGGAAGAAGCCATTCAACTGGATATTGGCAGAATTAAATTTTTGCTGCGCAACCTGCTAAAAAACGCCATTACCTATGCCCCCGGAGGCTCTGAAACCAAATTAAGCGTTACGCAAACCGACAGCGATTTTATCTTTACCGTTAACGACAGAGGGCCGGGAATACCCGAAGCCTTGCAAGACAAGATTTTTGAGCCATTTTACCGAGTGGAAAAAATTGAAAACCGCTCCCACGAAGGCGTTGGACTAGGACTTTACCTTTGTCGAAAGATCGCCCTTGCCCACAACGGGACGTTGACGGTTAAAAGTCAGCCGGGAACGGGAAGTGAGTTTGTTTTGAGTTTGCCGAAGATATAA
- a CDS encoding response regulator transcription factor, which produces MKGKVLIIDDDEALCERLTGYFAQYDLELIVAHSPTEGRMKLSSMSPDLLLLDVMLPETDGFSLCKEIRADNEIPIIMLTARGELTDKVLGLEIGADDYLAKPFEPRELVARIQVLLRRKPVTDSEPDVWHYEHLTIHPKHHKVILDGEELNLTGMEFRLLTLLAGQPGRVFNRDELLNELKGIDADVYSRSIDILMSRLRQKLGDNPQQARFIKTLRNAGYTFAAKRTG; this is translated from the coding sequence ATGAAAGGAAAAGTTCTCATTATCGACGACGATGAAGCCCTGTGCGAACGATTGACGGGGTATTTTGCCCAGTATGATCTGGAGCTGATTGTTGCTCATTCGCCAACAGAGGGCAGAATGAAACTGTCGTCAATGTCGCCTGATTTATTGCTACTGGATGTGATGTTACCTGAAACCGATGGCTTTAGTTTGTGCAAAGAAATCCGGGCCGATAATGAAATCCCCATCATCATGCTAACGGCTCGTGGCGAGCTAACCGATAAGGTACTGGGCCTGGAAATTGGTGCGGACGACTATCTGGCCAAACCCTTTGAGCCCAGAGAGCTGGTTGCCCGAATTCAAGTGCTGTTGCGGCGAAAACCAGTAACGGATTCCGAGCCAGATGTCTGGCACTATGAGCACTTAACCATCCATCCCAAACACCACAAGGTGATACTTGATGGCGAAGAACTCAACCTTACTGGTATGGAATTTCGTTTACTGACGTTACTGGCAGGCCAGCCCGGCCGCGTTTTTAACCGGGATGAATTACTGAACGAATTAAAGGGTATCGATGCCGATGTTTACAGTCGCTCAATCGATATTTTGATGAGCCGTTTGCGACAAAAACTGGGGGATAACCCACAACAGGCTCGTTTTATTAAAACCCTGCGCAATGCTGGCTACACCTTTGCAGCCAAACGAACAGGATAA
- a CDS encoding DUF2268 domain-containing putative Zn-dependent protease (predicted Zn-dependent protease with a strongly conserved HExxH motif), which yields MKSLLAIAIFWFASSNIVLADSKHLQGVNPALTFSYQGESFTDSIKQKIEQTAVVAERDVRLFFPEMNKNIHFSISSIDFDLAMVGHATGMAVRHLGKAEIQVRLSNFEGASLDVAIKDGLRATLLHELHHIARGWAIEDNRFPYGIYIATVNEGLAVVFSELLTGNSYEGNQGPAEVNTWVEEILALPKDANYMHWVSGYHPDGRGAIGYKTGRYIIYTALLKGNKNIIELSRMSIHEILEEAGFKAPEEK from the coding sequence ATGAAAAGTTTATTAGCCATTGCAATATTTTGGTTTGCGAGTAGCAACATCGTGCTTGCAGACAGCAAACATTTGCAGGGTGTAAACCCTGCGCTGACCTTCTCTTACCAGGGCGAGAGTTTTACCGATTCAATCAAACAAAAAATTGAACAAACTGCGGTTGTCGCTGAGCGTGATGTACGCCTGTTTTTTCCGGAAATGAACAAAAACATCCATTTTTCCATTTCCAGCATTGATTTTGATTTAGCTATGGTAGGGCATGCCACGGGCATGGCTGTAAGGCATTTAGGAAAGGCAGAGATACAGGTGCGCTTGTCGAATTTCGAGGGTGCCAGCCTGGATGTAGCAATAAAAGATGGCTTAAGGGCGACACTGTTACACGAGTTACACCACATTGCGCGAGGCTGGGCCATTGAAGACAATCGTTTTCCTTATGGTATCTATATCGCCACAGTGAACGAAGGCCTGGCCGTGGTGTTCTCTGAATTGTTAACGGGCAACAGCTACGAAGGTAATCAGGGGCCTGCAGAAGTGAACACCTGGGTAGAAGAAATTTTGGCCTTGCCCAAAGATGCGAATTATATGCATTGGGTTTCCGGGTATCACCCTGATGGCCGCGGTGCGATTGGCTACAAAACGGGTCGGTACATCATTTACACCGCACTGCTTAAAGGCAATAAAAACATCATTGAACTTAGCCGCATGTCTATTCACGAGATTCTTGAGGAAGCCGGGTTTAAGGCACCAGAGGAGAAGTAG
- a CDS encoding serine/threonine-protein kinase has product MPEILGYFPPGYHGVLEGVLETIWSKNHPRAALIDLDNLINTDETPLLTFFKAYLQGVLFNRAGKRSRAIDCFVVAEKVAEEQRQGVWIIEVLLERSSVFAWMGQLSSSLDDLLLAVALATEEKYPQALQIAWLKLGQLNREKNDYNKAIKFLVLASELKECHLSPEEQVKLNLDIANNYCDLGDYQTAKTIKEQTVVDESNTYNQFLLALLNIRIAAGAGEFESLKTLVARATSASDGSEWQKIIINAIYGSALTIAEPSIAIELLCSTESYFEKNQLKSHLWRCLISLVEAYINAGEHQFAVAKFARAKQLTGSLQNWRLMEKMDELAVKYHLHSGPDCKDNVSIVSSFEEADNGYVILNELGRGGFATVYRAFDVVKQCEVALKYFVLDKPTDIHIGAATESSLRQELAMVSLLEHPNIAPPLAFGKMKETDFYIVSRLVEGECIRLVDTSEFNIADKVALLIPVYSALAHVHSKGVVHGDVKPENIMVDKTGRTYLIDFGSATLIGQNSRRIESAGTLRYLPPEVLSGATGNYSQDVFAMALTFCEVLLNEYPAKLMQVRSPLLYRFYLFLLSTRLKKLSIQPGLCRLLVQSLQLDPQLRPQSAEFLQFV; this is encoded by the coding sequence ATGCCCGAGATACTGGGTTATTTCCCGCCTGGATACCATGGTGTACTTGAAGGCGTCCTCGAGACTATCTGGAGCAAGAATCATCCGAGAGCTGCTTTGATAGATTTAGATAATTTAATTAACACGGATGAAACACCTTTACTCACCTTCTTTAAAGCTTACTTGCAGGGAGTGCTTTTCAATAGAGCGGGTAAGAGAAGTAGAGCAATTGATTGCTTCGTTGTCGCAGAGAAGGTTGCCGAAGAACAGCGGCAAGGCGTTTGGATAATTGAAGTGCTTTTAGAGCGCAGCTCCGTTTTTGCCTGGATGGGCCAATTGTCTTCCTCCTTAGATGATCTACTCCTGGCCGTAGCATTGGCCACAGAGGAAAAGTATCCCCAAGCTTTGCAAATTGCATGGCTTAAACTTGGACAACTCAATAGAGAAAAGAACGACTATAACAAAGCAATTAAATTCCTGGTACTCGCGAGCGAGCTGAAAGAATGCCATCTTAGCCCAGAAGAGCAGGTAAAGCTTAATCTCGATATTGCCAATAATTATTGTGATTTAGGGGATTACCAAACCGCGAAGACGATAAAAGAGCAGACAGTTGTCGATGAATCGAACACATATAACCAATTTTTGCTCGCACTTTTGAATATCAGAATAGCGGCAGGCGCTGGTGAATTTGAATCCCTGAAAACATTGGTTGCAAGGGCAACCTCTGCATCAGATGGCAGTGAATGGCAAAAGATAATCATAAATGCCATATACGGCAGCGCACTAACGATAGCAGAGCCATCAATAGCGATCGAATTACTGTGCTCTACAGAATCATATTTTGAGAAAAATCAGCTTAAGTCCCATCTTTGGCGTTGCCTCATTTCATTGGTGGAGGCATATATCAACGCAGGAGAGCATCAATTTGCAGTGGCAAAATTTGCAAGAGCAAAACAGCTTACTGGCTCGCTGCAAAACTGGCGACTGATGGAAAAAATGGATGAGTTGGCTGTTAAGTACCATTTGCACAGTGGTCCAGATTGCAAAGATAACGTCTCAATAGTGAGCAGTTTTGAAGAAGCTGACAACGGTTATGTGATCCTGAATGAACTGGGGCGGGGGGGATTTGCAACGGTTTATCGTGCATTTGATGTGGTCAAGCAATGTGAAGTGGCACTAAAATATTTTGTTCTGGATAAACCAACAGACATTCACATCGGGGCTGCAACCGAGTCATCTTTGCGACAAGAATTGGCAATGGTTAGCCTGTTAGAACATCCAAATATCGCACCACCACTTGCCTTTGGTAAAATGAAGGAAACCGACTTTTACATTGTTTCTCGTTTAGTTGAGGGAGAATGTATAAGGCTTGTTGATACCAGTGAATTCAATATCGCCGACAAGGTCGCACTGCTAATACCTGTTTATTCAGCGCTCGCTCATGTCCACTCCAAGGGGGTTGTGCATGGTGATGTCAAACCCGAAAATATCATGGTGGATAAAACCGGTCGAACATACCTGATTGACTTTGGTAGCGCGACATTAATTGGGCAGAACTCCCGGCGTATTGAATCCGCTGGGACATTAAGGTATCTGCCGCCGGAAGTACTGAGCGGCGCTACCGGAAACTATTCTCAAGATGTATTTGCAATGGCATTAACGTTTTGCGAAGTCTTATTAAACGAATACCCGGCTAAGCTGATGCAAGTGCGCTCACCCTTGTTATACCGATTTTACCTGTTTTTGCTCTCTACCCGACTTAAAAAATTGAGTATCCAGCCTGGTTTGTGCAGGCTTTTAGTACAGTCATTGCAACTAGATCCGCAACTTCGCCCGCAAAGTGCCGAGTTTCTGCAGTTTGTATAA